One genomic segment of Nerophis lumbriciformis linkage group LG20, RoL_Nlum_v2.1, whole genome shotgun sequence includes these proteins:
- the LOC133619428 gene encoding serine/threonine-protein kinase N2-like isoform X1: MLSTAQQMLQDSRSKMENIRLQIIKVAQAGGGQDHAHRDHGGGTSQPAVSPEDARLAELQYYMQREHEAWERAKDLLRRTEEMSSPDRAEAETRERESSQKLSLLRVAMETCLHDRRVESVHKRPAAILSSRPPSLTGKLEVRLLGCEDLLCPPIHLDRVPEESPAAATPSAQTSAVLRLDGRPVDRTPWTSAAKLTWDQTFCLRLERSRELEVDVFWRDEETMCGVVFLRLEELLDHQTWSSHAWRLEPRGLLHVQCRLVDVLVEHPPKLRRQRCIFTKERGKKFVRAAQMNMNFTTWGHLMMNVLPRYTSFSTLSSTLAAAIAAERTPPSENRSPPCQEEATQGDHRASTTVLLQGQLSSFSRSEDDESPAKMRVEDLRYVSVLGRGHFGKVAASRLWTWSQPAASPRPLSSSPVSLPWKCCVQVLLAESRRTGGLYAVKALKKSDVVTRDEVDSLMSEKRIFQMITACDHPFLVHLHACFQTSEHVCFVMDYLPGGDLMIHIHNQAFSQEQTRFYSACVLLALDFLHGNRIIYRDLKLDNLLMDADGFVKMTDFGLCKEGMSHGDRTSTFCGTPEFLAPEVLTDDDYTRAVDWWGMGVLIYEMLVGESPFLGEDEEEVFDSIVNDDVHYPASLPPDAVAIMQKVDAITPPQAEDALAKTVFVSSQLLKKNPLKRLGAGERDANELKGETFFQEVEWEALLAKKVKPPFLPSIKESADVSNFDSDFTSLQPVLSPPSRPGSLSDEQQGAFADFDFCALHG, translated from the exons ATGTTGTCCACGGCTCAGCAGATGCTGCAGGACAGTCGCTCCAAGATGGAGAACATCCGACTGCAGATCATCAAAGTGGCCCAGGCGGGGGGCGGCCAGGACCACGCCCACCGCGACCACGGTGGAG GGACGTCTCAGCCGGCTGTCAGCCCGGAAGACGCCCGCCTGGCCGAGCTGCAGTACTACATGCAGAGAGAGCACGAGGCCTGGGAGCGGGCCAAGGACCTCCTCAGGCGGACCGAGGAGATGTCCTCGCCTGACCGCGCAGAG GCGGAGACCCGAGAGCGCGAGTCTTCCCAGAAGTTGAGTTTGCTGCGCGTCGCCATGGAGACGTGCCTGCACGACCGGAGGGTGGAGTCGGTCCACAAGCGCCCGGCGGCCATCTTGTCCAGCAGACCGCCATCATTAACGG GGAAGCTGGAAGTCCGACTCCTCGGATGTGAGGACCTCTTGTGTCCTCCGATTCACCTGGACCGGGTCCCCGAGGAGTCCCCGGCTGCTGCCACACCTTCAG CCCAGACCAGCGCCGTGCTGAGGCTGGACGGCAGACCGGTGGACAGGACGCCATGGACCAGTGCGGCCAAGCTGACCTGGGATCAGACCTTCTGTCTCCGACTGGAGAGA TCCCGGGAGCTGGAGGTGGACGTCTTCTGGCGGGACGAGGAGACCATGTGTGGTGTGGTCTTCCTGCGCCTGGAAGAGCTGCTGGACCACCAGACCTGGTCCTCGCATGCGTGGCGTCTGGAACCACGAGGTCTCCTCCACGTCCAG TGTCGCCTGGTGGACGTGCTGGTAGAACATCCGCCCAAACTCAGACGTCAGAGATGCATCTTCACCAAAGAGAGAG GTAAGAAGTTTGTGCGTGCGGCTCAGATGAACATGAACTTCACCACCTGGGGTCACCTGATGATGAACGTCCTCCCTCGCTACACCTCCTTCAGCACACTCAGCTCCACCCTCGCCGCTGCCATCGCCGCCGAGCGCACGCCACCCAG TGAGAACAGAAGTCCTCCCTGCCAGGAGGAGGCGACACAGGGCGACCACCGGGCCTCAACCACAGTGTTGCTTCAAGGGCAGCTG TCGTCCTTCAGCAGGAGCGAAGACGACGAGTCTCCTGCCAA GATGCGAGTGGAGGACCTGCGCTACGTGTCGGTGCTGGGCCGAGGCCACTTTGGGAAGGTAGCGGCCTCCCGTCTGTGGACGTGGTCTCAGCCCGCGGCGTCACCACGTCCTCTCTCGTCTTCTCCTGTCAGTCTCCCTTGGAAATGTTGTGTCCAGGTGCTGCTGGCCGAGTCCCGCAGGACCGGCGGACTCTACGCCGTCAAGGCCCTGAAGAAGAGTGACGTCGTGACGCGGGACGAGGTGGACAGCCTGATGAGCGAGAAGAGGATCTTCCAGATGATCACCGCCTGCGACCATCCCTTCCTGGTCCACCTCCACGCCTGCTTCCAGACCAGCGAGCACGTGTGCTTCGTCATGGACTACCTCCCCGGGGGAGACCTCATGATCCACATCCACAACCAGGCCTTCAGCCAGGAGCAGACCAG GTTCTACTCGGCCTGCGTGCTGCTGGCCTTGGACTTCCTGCACGGCAACAGGATCATCTACAG AGACCTGAAGCTGGACAACCTGCTGATGGACGCCGACGGCTTCGTCAAAATGACCGACTTTGGCCTTTGTAAAGAAG GGATGTCTCACGGAGACCGGACGTCCACCTTCTGCGGGACGCCGGAGTTCCTGGCGCCGGAGGTTCTGACGGACGACGACTACACGCGGGCCGTGGACTGGTGGGGGATGGGCGTGCTGATCTACGAGATGCTGGTGGGCGAG TCTCCCTTCCTGGgcgaggacgaggaggaggtGTTCGACAGCATCGTCAACGACGACGTCCACTATCCCGCCTCGCTTCCTCCGGACGCCGTGGCCATCATGCAGAAGGTGGACGCCATCACGCCGCCTCAGGCCGAGGACGCACTCGCCAAAACTGTCTTTGTTTCCTCGCAGCTGCTGAAGAAGAACCCGCTGAAGAGGCTCGGTGCTGGAGAGAGAGACGCCAACGAGCTGAAGGGAGAGACTTTCTTTCAG GAAGTGGAGTGGGAGGCGCTGCTGGCCAAGAAGGTGAAGCCTCCTTTCCTGCCGTCCATCAAAGAGTCGGCCGACGTCAGCAACTTCGACAGCGACTTCACCAGCTTGCAGCCCGTCTTGTCGCCGCCCTCCCGACCAGGCAGCCTGTCAGACGAGCAGCAAGGAGCCTTCGCCGACTTTGACTTCTGCGCTCTGCACGGCTGA
- the LOC133619428 gene encoding serine/threonine-protein kinase N2-like isoform X2, with the protein MLSTAQQMLQDSRSKMENIRLQIIKVAQAGGGQDHAHRDHGGGTSQPAVSPEDARLAELQYYMQREHEAWERAKDLLRRTEEMSSPDRAEAETRERESSQKLSLLRVAMETCLHDRRVESVHKRPAAILSSRPPSLTGKLEVRLLGCEDLLCPPIHLDRVPEESPAAATPSAQTSAVLRLDGRPVDRTPWTSAAKLTWDQTFCLRLERSRELEVDVFWRDEETMCGVVFLRLEELLDHQTWSSHAWRLEPRGLLHVQCRLVDVLVEHPPKLRRQRCIFTKERGKKFVRAAQMNMNFTTWGHLMMNVLPRYTSFSTLSSTLAAAIAAERTPPSENRSPPCQEEATQGDHRASTTVLLQGQLSSFSRSEDDESPAKMRVEDLRYVSVLGRGHFGKVAASRLWTWSQPAASPRPLSSSPVSLPWKCCVQVLLAESRRTGGLYAVKALKKSDVVTRDEVDSLMSEKRIFQMITACDHPFLVHLHACFQTSEHVCFVMDYLPGGDLMIHIHNQAFSQEQTRFYSACVLLALDFLHGNRIIYRDLKLDNLLMDADGFVKMTDFGLWMSHGDRTSTFCGTPEFLAPEVLTDDDYTRAVDWWGMGVLIYEMLVGESPFLGEDEEEVFDSIVNDDVHYPASLPPDAVAIMQKVDAITPPQAEDALAKTVFVSSQLLKKNPLKRLGAGERDANELKGETFFQEVEWEALLAKKVKPPFLPSIKESADVSNFDSDFTSLQPVLSPPSRPGSLSDEQQGAFADFDFCALHG; encoded by the exons ATGTTGTCCACGGCTCAGCAGATGCTGCAGGACAGTCGCTCCAAGATGGAGAACATCCGACTGCAGATCATCAAAGTGGCCCAGGCGGGGGGCGGCCAGGACCACGCCCACCGCGACCACGGTGGAG GGACGTCTCAGCCGGCTGTCAGCCCGGAAGACGCCCGCCTGGCCGAGCTGCAGTACTACATGCAGAGAGAGCACGAGGCCTGGGAGCGGGCCAAGGACCTCCTCAGGCGGACCGAGGAGATGTCCTCGCCTGACCGCGCAGAG GCGGAGACCCGAGAGCGCGAGTCTTCCCAGAAGTTGAGTTTGCTGCGCGTCGCCATGGAGACGTGCCTGCACGACCGGAGGGTGGAGTCGGTCCACAAGCGCCCGGCGGCCATCTTGTCCAGCAGACCGCCATCATTAACGG GGAAGCTGGAAGTCCGACTCCTCGGATGTGAGGACCTCTTGTGTCCTCCGATTCACCTGGACCGGGTCCCCGAGGAGTCCCCGGCTGCTGCCACACCTTCAG CCCAGACCAGCGCCGTGCTGAGGCTGGACGGCAGACCGGTGGACAGGACGCCATGGACCAGTGCGGCCAAGCTGACCTGGGATCAGACCTTCTGTCTCCGACTGGAGAGA TCCCGGGAGCTGGAGGTGGACGTCTTCTGGCGGGACGAGGAGACCATGTGTGGTGTGGTCTTCCTGCGCCTGGAAGAGCTGCTGGACCACCAGACCTGGTCCTCGCATGCGTGGCGTCTGGAACCACGAGGTCTCCTCCACGTCCAG TGTCGCCTGGTGGACGTGCTGGTAGAACATCCGCCCAAACTCAGACGTCAGAGATGCATCTTCACCAAAGAGAGAG GTAAGAAGTTTGTGCGTGCGGCTCAGATGAACATGAACTTCACCACCTGGGGTCACCTGATGATGAACGTCCTCCCTCGCTACACCTCCTTCAGCACACTCAGCTCCACCCTCGCCGCTGCCATCGCCGCCGAGCGCACGCCACCCAG TGAGAACAGAAGTCCTCCCTGCCAGGAGGAGGCGACACAGGGCGACCACCGGGCCTCAACCACAGTGTTGCTTCAAGGGCAGCTG TCGTCCTTCAGCAGGAGCGAAGACGACGAGTCTCCTGCCAA GATGCGAGTGGAGGACCTGCGCTACGTGTCGGTGCTGGGCCGAGGCCACTTTGGGAAGGTAGCGGCCTCCCGTCTGTGGACGTGGTCTCAGCCCGCGGCGTCACCACGTCCTCTCTCGTCTTCTCCTGTCAGTCTCCCTTGGAAATGTTGTGTCCAGGTGCTGCTGGCCGAGTCCCGCAGGACCGGCGGACTCTACGCCGTCAAGGCCCTGAAGAAGAGTGACGTCGTGACGCGGGACGAGGTGGACAGCCTGATGAGCGAGAAGAGGATCTTCCAGATGATCACCGCCTGCGACCATCCCTTCCTGGTCCACCTCCACGCCTGCTTCCAGACCAGCGAGCACGTGTGCTTCGTCATGGACTACCTCCCCGGGGGAGACCTCATGATCCACATCCACAACCAGGCCTTCAGCCAGGAGCAGACCAG GTTCTACTCGGCCTGCGTGCTGCTGGCCTTGGACTTCCTGCACGGCAACAGGATCATCTACAG AGACCTGAAGCTGGACAACCTGCTGATGGACGCCGACGGCTTCGTCAAAATGACCGACTTTGGCCTTT GGATGTCTCACGGAGACCGGACGTCCACCTTCTGCGGGACGCCGGAGTTCCTGGCGCCGGAGGTTCTGACGGACGACGACTACACGCGGGCCGTGGACTGGTGGGGGATGGGCGTGCTGATCTACGAGATGCTGGTGGGCGAG TCTCCCTTCCTGGgcgaggacgaggaggaggtGTTCGACAGCATCGTCAACGACGACGTCCACTATCCCGCCTCGCTTCCTCCGGACGCCGTGGCCATCATGCAGAAGGTGGACGCCATCACGCCGCCTCAGGCCGAGGACGCACTCGCCAAAACTGTCTTTGTTTCCTCGCAGCTGCTGAAGAAGAACCCGCTGAAGAGGCTCGGTGCTGGAGAGAGAGACGCCAACGAGCTGAAGGGAGAGACTTTCTTTCAG GAAGTGGAGTGGGAGGCGCTGCTGGCCAAGAAGGTGAAGCCTCCTTTCCTGCCGTCCATCAAAGAGTCGGCCGACGTCAGCAACTTCGACAGCGACTTCACCAGCTTGCAGCCCGTCTTGTCGCCGCCCTCCCGACCAGGCAGCCTGTCAGACGAGCAGCAAGGAGCCTTCGCCGACTTTGACTTCTGCGCTCTGCACGGCTGA
- the LOC133619428 gene encoding serine/threonine-protein kinase N2-like isoform X4 codes for MLSTAQQMLQDSRSKMENIRLQIIKVAQAGGGQDHAHRDHGGGTSQPAVSPEDARLAELQYYMQREHEAWERAKDLLRRTEEMSSPDRAEAETRERESSQKLSLLRVAMETCLHDRRVESVHKRPAAILSSRPPSLTGKLEVRLLGCEDLLCPPIHLDRVPEESPAAATPSAQTSAVLRLDGRPVDRTPWTSAAKLTWDQTFCLRLERSRELEVDVFWRDEETMCGVVFLRLEELLDHQTWSSHAWRLEPRGLLHVQCRLVDVLVEHPPKLRRQRCIFTKERGKKFVRAAQMNMNFTTWGHLMMNVLPRYTSFSTLSSTLAAAIAAERTPPSENRSPPCQEEATQGDHRASTTVLLQGQLSSFSRSEDDESPAKMRVEDLRYVSVLGRGHFGKVLLAESRRTGGLYAVKALKKSDVVTRDEVDSLMSEKRIFQMITACDHPFLVHLHACFQTSEHVCFVMDYLPGGDLMIHIHNQAFSQEQTRFYSACVLLALDFLHGNRIIYRDLKLDNLLMDADGFVKMTDFGLCKEGMSHGDRTSTFCGTPEFLAPEVLTDDDYTRAVDWWGMGVLIYEMLVGESPFLGEDEEEVFDSIVNDDVHYPASLPPDAVAIMQKVDAITPPQAEDALAKTVFVSSQLLKKNPLKRLGAGERDANELKGETFFQEVEWEALLAKKVKPPFLPSIKESADVSNFDSDFTSLQPVLSPPSRPGSLSDEQQGAFADFDFCALHG; via the exons ATGTTGTCCACGGCTCAGCAGATGCTGCAGGACAGTCGCTCCAAGATGGAGAACATCCGACTGCAGATCATCAAAGTGGCCCAGGCGGGGGGCGGCCAGGACCACGCCCACCGCGACCACGGTGGAG GGACGTCTCAGCCGGCTGTCAGCCCGGAAGACGCCCGCCTGGCCGAGCTGCAGTACTACATGCAGAGAGAGCACGAGGCCTGGGAGCGGGCCAAGGACCTCCTCAGGCGGACCGAGGAGATGTCCTCGCCTGACCGCGCAGAG GCGGAGACCCGAGAGCGCGAGTCTTCCCAGAAGTTGAGTTTGCTGCGCGTCGCCATGGAGACGTGCCTGCACGACCGGAGGGTGGAGTCGGTCCACAAGCGCCCGGCGGCCATCTTGTCCAGCAGACCGCCATCATTAACGG GGAAGCTGGAAGTCCGACTCCTCGGATGTGAGGACCTCTTGTGTCCTCCGATTCACCTGGACCGGGTCCCCGAGGAGTCCCCGGCTGCTGCCACACCTTCAG CCCAGACCAGCGCCGTGCTGAGGCTGGACGGCAGACCGGTGGACAGGACGCCATGGACCAGTGCGGCCAAGCTGACCTGGGATCAGACCTTCTGTCTCCGACTGGAGAGA TCCCGGGAGCTGGAGGTGGACGTCTTCTGGCGGGACGAGGAGACCATGTGTGGTGTGGTCTTCCTGCGCCTGGAAGAGCTGCTGGACCACCAGACCTGGTCCTCGCATGCGTGGCGTCTGGAACCACGAGGTCTCCTCCACGTCCAG TGTCGCCTGGTGGACGTGCTGGTAGAACATCCGCCCAAACTCAGACGTCAGAGATGCATCTTCACCAAAGAGAGAG GTAAGAAGTTTGTGCGTGCGGCTCAGATGAACATGAACTTCACCACCTGGGGTCACCTGATGATGAACGTCCTCCCTCGCTACACCTCCTTCAGCACACTCAGCTCCACCCTCGCCGCTGCCATCGCCGCCGAGCGCACGCCACCCAG TGAGAACAGAAGTCCTCCCTGCCAGGAGGAGGCGACACAGGGCGACCACCGGGCCTCAACCACAGTGTTGCTTCAAGGGCAGCTG TCGTCCTTCAGCAGGAGCGAAGACGACGAGTCTCCTGCCAA GATGCGAGTGGAGGACCTGCGCTACGTGTCGGTGCTGGGCCGAGGCCACTTTGGGAAG GTGCTGCTGGCCGAGTCCCGCAGGACCGGCGGACTCTACGCCGTCAAGGCCCTGAAGAAGAGTGACGTCGTGACGCGGGACGAGGTGGACAGCCTGATGAGCGAGAAGAGGATCTTCCAGATGATCACCGCCTGCGACCATCCCTTCCTGGTCCACCTCCACGCCTGCTTCCAGACCAGCGAGCACGTGTGCTTCGTCATGGACTACCTCCCCGGGGGAGACCTCATGATCCACATCCACAACCAGGCCTTCAGCCAGGAGCAGACCAG GTTCTACTCGGCCTGCGTGCTGCTGGCCTTGGACTTCCTGCACGGCAACAGGATCATCTACAG AGACCTGAAGCTGGACAACCTGCTGATGGACGCCGACGGCTTCGTCAAAATGACCGACTTTGGCCTTTGTAAAGAAG GGATGTCTCACGGAGACCGGACGTCCACCTTCTGCGGGACGCCGGAGTTCCTGGCGCCGGAGGTTCTGACGGACGACGACTACACGCGGGCCGTGGACTGGTGGGGGATGGGCGTGCTGATCTACGAGATGCTGGTGGGCGAG TCTCCCTTCCTGGgcgaggacgaggaggaggtGTTCGACAGCATCGTCAACGACGACGTCCACTATCCCGCCTCGCTTCCTCCGGACGCCGTGGCCATCATGCAGAAGGTGGACGCCATCACGCCGCCTCAGGCCGAGGACGCACTCGCCAAAACTGTCTTTGTTTCCTCGCAGCTGCTGAAGAAGAACCCGCTGAAGAGGCTCGGTGCTGGAGAGAGAGACGCCAACGAGCTGAAGGGAGAGACTTTCTTTCAG GAAGTGGAGTGGGAGGCGCTGCTGGCCAAGAAGGTGAAGCCTCCTTTCCTGCCGTCCATCAAAGAGTCGGCCGACGTCAGCAACTTCGACAGCGACTTCACCAGCTTGCAGCCCGTCTTGTCGCCGCCCTCCCGACCAGGCAGCCTGTCAGACGAGCAGCAAGGAGCCTTCGCCGACTTTGACTTCTGCGCTCTGCACGGCTGA
- the LOC133619428 gene encoding serine/threonine-protein kinase N2-like isoform X5, with protein MLSTAQQMLQDSRSKMENIRLQIIKVAQAGGGQDHAHRDHGGGTSQPAVSPEDARLAELQYYMQREHEAWERAKDLLRRTEEMSSPDRAEAETRERESSQKLSLLRVAMETCLHDRRVESVHKRPAAILSSRPPSLTGKLEVRLLGCEDLLCPPIHLDRVPEESPAAATPSAQTSAVLRLDGRPVDRTPWTSAAKLTWDQTFCLRLERSRELEVDVFWRDEETMCGVVFLRLEELLDHQTWSSHAWRLEPRGLLHVQCRLVDVLVEHPPKLRRQRCIFTKERGKKFVRAAQMNMNFTTWGHLMMNVLPRYTSFSTLSSTLAAAIAAERTPPSENRSPPCQEEATQGDHRASTTVLLQGQLSSFSRSEDDESPAKMRVEDLRYVSVLGRGHFGKVLLAESRRTGGLYAVKALKKSDVVTRDEVDSLMSEKRIFQMITACDHPFLVHLHACFQTSEHVCFVMDYLPGGDLMIHIHNQAFSQEQTRFYSACVLLALDFLHGNRIIYRDLKLDNLLMDADGFVKMTDFGLCKEGMSHGDRTSTFCGTPEFLAPEVLTDDDYTRAVDWWGMGVLIYEMLVGESPFLGEDEEEVFDSIVNDDVHYPASLPPDAVAIMQKLLKKNPLKRLGAGERDANELKGETFFQEVEWEALLAKKVKPPFLPSIKESADVSNFDSDFTSLQPVLSPPSRPGSLSDEQQGAFADFDFCALHG; from the exons ATGTTGTCCACGGCTCAGCAGATGCTGCAGGACAGTCGCTCCAAGATGGAGAACATCCGACTGCAGATCATCAAAGTGGCCCAGGCGGGGGGCGGCCAGGACCACGCCCACCGCGACCACGGTGGAG GGACGTCTCAGCCGGCTGTCAGCCCGGAAGACGCCCGCCTGGCCGAGCTGCAGTACTACATGCAGAGAGAGCACGAGGCCTGGGAGCGGGCCAAGGACCTCCTCAGGCGGACCGAGGAGATGTCCTCGCCTGACCGCGCAGAG GCGGAGACCCGAGAGCGCGAGTCTTCCCAGAAGTTGAGTTTGCTGCGCGTCGCCATGGAGACGTGCCTGCACGACCGGAGGGTGGAGTCGGTCCACAAGCGCCCGGCGGCCATCTTGTCCAGCAGACCGCCATCATTAACGG GGAAGCTGGAAGTCCGACTCCTCGGATGTGAGGACCTCTTGTGTCCTCCGATTCACCTGGACCGGGTCCCCGAGGAGTCCCCGGCTGCTGCCACACCTTCAG CCCAGACCAGCGCCGTGCTGAGGCTGGACGGCAGACCGGTGGACAGGACGCCATGGACCAGTGCGGCCAAGCTGACCTGGGATCAGACCTTCTGTCTCCGACTGGAGAGA TCCCGGGAGCTGGAGGTGGACGTCTTCTGGCGGGACGAGGAGACCATGTGTGGTGTGGTCTTCCTGCGCCTGGAAGAGCTGCTGGACCACCAGACCTGGTCCTCGCATGCGTGGCGTCTGGAACCACGAGGTCTCCTCCACGTCCAG TGTCGCCTGGTGGACGTGCTGGTAGAACATCCGCCCAAACTCAGACGTCAGAGATGCATCTTCACCAAAGAGAGAG GTAAGAAGTTTGTGCGTGCGGCTCAGATGAACATGAACTTCACCACCTGGGGTCACCTGATGATGAACGTCCTCCCTCGCTACACCTCCTTCAGCACACTCAGCTCCACCCTCGCCGCTGCCATCGCCGCCGAGCGCACGCCACCCAG TGAGAACAGAAGTCCTCCCTGCCAGGAGGAGGCGACACAGGGCGACCACCGGGCCTCAACCACAGTGTTGCTTCAAGGGCAGCTG TCGTCCTTCAGCAGGAGCGAAGACGACGAGTCTCCTGCCAA GATGCGAGTGGAGGACCTGCGCTACGTGTCGGTGCTGGGCCGAGGCCACTTTGGGAAG GTGCTGCTGGCCGAGTCCCGCAGGACCGGCGGACTCTACGCCGTCAAGGCCCTGAAGAAGAGTGACGTCGTGACGCGGGACGAGGTGGACAGCCTGATGAGCGAGAAGAGGATCTTCCAGATGATCACCGCCTGCGACCATCCCTTCCTGGTCCACCTCCACGCCTGCTTCCAGACCAGCGAGCACGTGTGCTTCGTCATGGACTACCTCCCCGGGGGAGACCTCATGATCCACATCCACAACCAGGCCTTCAGCCAGGAGCAGACCAG GTTCTACTCGGCCTGCGTGCTGCTGGCCTTGGACTTCCTGCACGGCAACAGGATCATCTACAG AGACCTGAAGCTGGACAACCTGCTGATGGACGCCGACGGCTTCGTCAAAATGACCGACTTTGGCCTTTGTAAAGAAG GGATGTCTCACGGAGACCGGACGTCCACCTTCTGCGGGACGCCGGAGTTCCTGGCGCCGGAGGTTCTGACGGACGACGACTACACGCGGGCCGTGGACTGGTGGGGGATGGGCGTGCTGATCTACGAGATGCTGGTGGGCGAG TCTCCCTTCCTGGgcgaggacgaggaggaggtGTTCGACAGCATCGTCAACGACGACGTCCACTATCCCGCCTCGCTTCCTCCGGACGCCGTGGCCATCATGCAGAAG CTGCTGAAGAAGAACCCGCTGAAGAGGCTCGGTGCTGGAGAGAGAGACGCCAACGAGCTGAAGGGAGAGACTTTCTTTCAG GAAGTGGAGTGGGAGGCGCTGCTGGCCAAGAAGGTGAAGCCTCCTTTCCTGCCGTCCATCAAAGAGTCGGCCGACGTCAGCAACTTCGACAGCGACTTCACCAGCTTGCAGCCCGTCTTGTCGCCGCCCTCCCGACCAGGCAGCCTGTCAGACGAGCAGCAAGGAGCCTTCGCCGACTTTGACTTCTGCGCTCTGCACGGCTGA